A genome region from Rhodopseudomonas boonkerdii includes the following:
- a CDS encoding MFS transporter: MIGNFVTGIGLLGPTAMLGELSAGLGVTIREAGLLITFGAVMLCICSPLMSWLTSRVERRHMLIGVIVVVAACNLASAFAPNYAVLLAIRLVMCIAAAPYTPQAAGVVGMLMPPEKRASSVAYVFLGWTLAAAVGLPLVTFIASRFGWREVYGVVGVMSCISLALLVWRIPRGLFGAPVDLSTWSALARNRLVLLLLSITTLQIAGQFSIFTFMAPLLERLAGAGHDAAASVFAIYGVCGFLGIMTATRIVDHWGPLRTSILSTSLVLAGMSVWTFGAGHLAVMAFGVAIWGLGFGAITSMQQVRLIMAAPAAGAAAVSLNTSMLYVGQAVGSGIGGLLFAGGFFHASGFAAMAFLAAALSAILWSRRFAKSAAV, encoded by the coding sequence ATGATCGGCAATTTCGTCACCGGCATCGGATTGCTGGGGCCGACGGCGATGCTTGGCGAGTTGTCGGCCGGGCTTGGCGTCACGATCCGGGAAGCGGGACTTCTCATCACGTTCGGCGCGGTGATGCTGTGCATCTGCTCGCCGCTGATGTCCTGGCTGACCAGCCGCGTCGAGCGCCGGCACATGCTGATCGGCGTGATCGTGGTGGTCGCGGCGTGCAATCTCGCCTCGGCCTTTGCGCCGAATTACGCCGTCCTGCTGGCGATACGCCTCGTGATGTGCATCGCTGCCGCGCCTTATACGCCGCAGGCGGCCGGGGTTGTCGGCATGCTGATGCCACCCGAAAAGCGCGCGAGCAGCGTCGCTTACGTTTTTCTCGGCTGGACGCTCGCCGCGGCCGTCGGTCTGCCGCTCGTGACCTTCATCGCGAGCCGGTTTGGCTGGCGCGAAGTGTATGGGGTCGTCGGCGTGATGAGCTGTATCAGCCTTGCGCTGCTGGTGTGGCGGATTCCACGCGGCTTGTTCGGCGCGCCGGTCGATCTGTCCACATGGTCGGCGCTGGCGCGCAACCGGCTCGTGTTGCTGCTGCTCTCGATCACCACCCTGCAGATAGCCGGGCAGTTCTCGATCTTCACCTTCATGGCGCCGCTGCTCGAACGTCTCGCCGGAGCGGGGCATGACGCGGCGGCTTCCGTGTTCGCGATCTACGGCGTGTGCGGCTTCCTCGGCATCATGACGGCGACGCGCATCGTCGATCATTGGGGGCCGCTGCGAACCTCCATCCTCTCGACCTCACTCGTGCTGGCGGGGATGTCGGTGTGGACCTTCGGTGCCGGCCATCTCGCCGTGATGGCGTTTGGCGTCGCGATCTGGGGTCTCGGCTTCGGCGCCATCACGTCGATGCAGCAGGTGCGTCTGATCATGGCTGCGCCGGCTGCGGGAGCCGCGGCCGTGTCGCTCAACACCTCGATGCTCTATGTCGGTCAGGCCGTCGGATCGGGCATCGGCGGACTGCTGTTCGCCGGCGGTTTCTTCCATGCGTCGGGCTTTGCCGCGATGGCGTTTCTCGCCGCCGCCCTGTCGGCAATTTTGTGGAGCCGGCGTTTTGCCAA
- the thrS gene encoding threonine--tRNA ligase has product MSEKDTPASGFKFGLANLTPADQNNVNLTFPDGAVRQYPKGTTGFDIAKGISPSLAKRTVAMALDGVVSDLNDPITADAKLELINREDPRALELIRHDCAHVLAEAVQTLWPSTQVTIGPVIENGFYYDFYREEPFTPEDFAAIEKKMRELIQRDKPFTKEVWDREKTKQVFRDKGEAFKVELVDAIPGNEPIKIYYQGDWFDLCRGPHMTSTGKIGNAFKLMKVAGAYWRGDSNNPMLTRIYGTAFAKQEGLDAYLKQIEEAEKRDHRKLGRELDLFHFQEEGPGVVFWHPKGWTIFQALIAYMRRRLAGDYDEVNAPQILDKGLWETSGHWGWYRENMFAAQSAGDEAEDKRWFALKPMNCPGHVQIFKHGLKSYRDLPLRLAEFGVVHRYEASGAMHGLMRVRGFTQDDAHVFCTEQQLAEECLKINDLILSTYTDFDFGDIVVKLSTRPEKRVGTDEMWDHAERVMATVLSTIEAQSGGRIKTEISPGEGAFYGPKFEYVLRDAIGRDWQCGTTQVDFNLPERFGAFYIDADGSKKAPVMVHRAICGSMERFIGILIEHYAGNFPLWLAPTQVMVTTITSEGDEYAKVVAAAARKAGLRVEIDLRNEKINYKVREHSLAKIPALLVVGKKEAETHSVSVRRLGSEGQKVMSTEEAIAALVDEATPPDVKRARAS; this is encoded by the coding sequence ATGTCCGAGAAAGATACGCCTGCGTCCGGATTCAAATTCGGCCTCGCCAACCTTACCCCCGCCGACCAGAACAATGTGAACCTCACCTTCCCGGACGGCGCCGTGCGCCAGTATCCGAAGGGCACAACCGGCTTCGACATCGCCAAGGGCATCTCGCCCTCGCTCGCCAAGCGCACCGTCGCCATGGCGCTGGACGGCGTGGTAAGCGACCTCAACGATCCCATCACCGCCGATGCCAAGCTCGAGCTGATCAACCGCGAGGATCCCCGCGCGCTGGAGCTGATCCGGCACGATTGCGCGCATGTGCTCGCCGAAGCCGTGCAGACGCTGTGGCCCTCGACCCAGGTGACCATCGGTCCCGTGATCGAGAACGGTTTCTACTACGACTTCTACCGCGAGGAGCCGTTCACGCCGGAGGACTTCGCCGCCATCGAGAAGAAGATGCGCGAGCTGATCCAGCGCGACAAACCCTTCACCAAGGAAGTATGGGACCGCGAAAAGACCAAGCAGGTGTTCCGCGACAAGGGCGAGGCCTTCAAGGTCGAGCTGGTCGATGCCATTCCCGGCAACGAGCCGATCAAGATCTATTACCAGGGCGACTGGTTCGACTTGTGCCGCGGTCCGCACATGACCTCGACGGGCAAGATCGGCAACGCCTTCAAGCTGATGAAGGTTGCCGGTGCCTATTGGCGCGGCGACAGCAACAATCCGATGCTGACGCGCATCTACGGCACCGCCTTCGCCAAGCAGGAAGGCCTCGACGCCTATCTCAAACAGATCGAGGAAGCGGAGAAGCGCGACCACCGCAAGCTCGGCCGCGAGCTCGACCTCTTCCACTTCCAGGAGGAAGGCCCGGGCGTCGTGTTCTGGCATCCGAAGGGCTGGACCATCTTCCAGGCGCTGATCGCCTATATGCGCCGCCGCCTCGCCGGCGACTATGACGAGGTGAACGCGCCGCAGATCCTCGACAAGGGACTGTGGGAGACCTCGGGCCATTGGGGCTGGTATCGCGAAAACATGTTCGCGGCACAGTCCGCCGGCGACGAGGCCGAGGACAAGCGCTGGTTCGCGCTGAAGCCGATGAACTGTCCCGGCCATGTGCAGATCTTCAAGCACGGGCTGAAGAGCTATCGCGACCTGCCGCTGCGTCTCGCCGAATTCGGTGTGGTGCATCGCTATGAAGCGTCGGGCGCCATGCACGGTCTGATGCGCGTGCGCGGCTTCACCCAGGACGACGCCCATGTGTTCTGCACCGAGCAACAGCTCGCCGAGGAATGCCTGAAGATCAACGACCTGATCCTGTCGACCTATACCGACTTCGACTTCGGCGACATCGTGGTGAAGCTCTCCACCCGTCCGGAGAAGCGCGTCGGCACCGACGAGATGTGGGATCACGCCGAGCGCGTGATGGCCACGGTGCTCTCGACCATCGAGGCGCAGTCGGGCGGTCGCATCAAGACCGAGATATCGCCGGGCGAAGGCGCGTTCTACGGGCCGAAGTTCGAATATGTGCTGCGCGACGCCATCGGCCGCGACTGGCAATGCGGCACCACGCAGGTGGACTTCAACCTGCCGGAACGCTTTGGCGCGTTCTATATCGATGCCGACGGATCGAAGAAGGCGCCTGTCATGGTGCATCGTGCGATCTGCGGCTCGATGGAGCGCTTCATCGGCATCCTGATCGAGCACTATGCCGGCAACTTCCCGCTCTGGCTGGCGCCGACGCAGGTGATGGTCACCACCATCACCTCGGAAGGCGACGAATACGCCAAGGTGGTCGCCGCCGCGGCCCGCAAGGCCGGCCTCCGCGTCGAGATCGACCTCCGCAACGAGAAGATCAACTACAAGGTCCGTGAGCACTCGCTGGCCAAGATCCCCGCGCTTCTCGTGGTCGGCAAGAAGGAAGCCGAGACCCACTCGGTCTCGGTCCGCCGCCTCGGCAGCGAGGGCCAGAAGGTGATGTCCACCGAGGAAGCCATCGCTGCATTGGTGGATGAAGCCACCCCGCCGGACGTGAAGCGCGCAAGAGCGAGCTAA
- a CDS encoding nitroreductase family protein encodes MADTIEFLKTRRSVKPREMQGKGPSPSELDTILTIGARVPDHGKLAPWRFIVFEGDARKRAGNVIAAVFARKNPDAPHETVEAEKQRLTEAPLVIAVVSSLKQHPKVPAWEQELSAGASCMNIVAAATALGYGANWLTGWYAFDRDVLAGLGLAAEEKLAGFIHIGGKPDRVIEDRPRPELKDLVTRF; translated from the coding sequence GTGGCCGACACCATCGAATTTCTGAAGACCCGCCGTTCCGTCAAGCCGCGCGAGATGCAGGGCAAGGGCCCCTCTCCCTCCGAGCTCGACACCATCCTGACCATCGGCGCACGGGTGCCGGATCATGGCAAACTGGCGCCCTGGCGCTTCATCGTGTTCGAGGGCGATGCCCGCAAACGCGCAGGAAATGTGATCGCCGCCGTGTTCGCCCGCAAGAATCCGGATGCGCCACATGAGACGGTTGAAGCGGAGAAACAGCGTCTCACCGAGGCGCCGCTGGTGATTGCGGTGGTGTCCTCGCTCAAGCAGCACCCGAAAGTGCCTGCCTGGGAGCAGGAACTGTCTGCCGGCGCGAGCTGCATGAACATCGTCGCCGCCGCAACCGCGCTCGGCTATGGCGCCAACTGGCTCACGGGCTGGTACGCTTTCGATCGCGATGTGCTGGCGGGCCTCGGTCTCGCCGCCGAGGAGAAACTGGCCGGCTTCATCCATATCGGCGGCAAGCCGGATCGCGTGATCGAGGACCGGCCGCGGCCGGAGCTGAAGGATCTGGTGACGCGGTTTTGA
- a CDS encoding putative bifunctional diguanylate cyclase/phosphodiesterase yields MIAAEKLSASTDVKVFDDIPALQRKWQAAVRPGQMLPGYEEVMLGSLGRMADHIVLLKSRGDGYEISRSGRYVQQWLGDERWDIPLDVVPPDCARALTEAANCALQTGRPHLASTHCVRDGLVQTYDILALPTASRWGIRLVGAYINEQGPRYNLVDAIFSSTDEGIVSLAAIRNSANRAFDFQIVHHNQGAARLLKVAAPDLQWRRLSEGGHALCLPDVTRWLLSMIAEKTNGSEASGRLEIDSDERNLRLTATAFGDLVSLTVSDITEIKRRDASFRLLFDGNPMPMWVFEAETMRFLSVNDAAIAHYGYEREAFLRMGLREIWPRDEWEAHTRALTQHGDSYQSDRNWRHIKADGTEIQVLTYGRRVVFDDREGFLVAIVDITERRKAEARVAHMAHHDALTDLPNRVFYQERLAQALDHHDPDRHVAVLCIDLDLFKNVNDSFGHPTGDRLLKQVAERMRGEVRGNNLVARLGGDEFAVVLTSDVTLNEVNEFAARLIQAVSAPYDMGDDLEVVIGASIGIALSPGDGTTSEELMRNADMALYRAKAEGGNVHHFFEREMDRQAQKRRDMELDLRSAYADGDFELHYQPLVDIDADRIVGFEALLRWKHPDKGMISPADFIPVAEDIGLIVTLGEWVLRSACAEAAKWPDDVKIAVNLSPVQFRSRNLVQVVVAALAYSGLSPHRLELEITESVFLAETETNIATLHQLRALGVRISMDDFGTGYSSLSYLRSFPFDKIKIDRSFVKDLVERPDCMAIVRAISGLGRSLNITTTAEGVETMEQLERLRAEGCNEVQGYLFSAAKPAAELGALLEKFGSCATQAA; encoded by the coding sequence GTGATCGCGGCCGAGAAGTTGTCTGCCAGTACGGACGTCAAAGTTTTCGACGATATCCCAGCGTTGCAACGCAAGTGGCAGGCGGCCGTGCGGCCGGGCCAGATGCTTCCCGGCTACGAAGAGGTGATGCTCGGCAGCCTCGGCCGTATGGCGGATCACATCGTGCTGCTGAAATCCCGGGGCGACGGCTACGAAATCTCCCGCAGCGGGCGCTATGTCCAGCAATGGCTGGGCGACGAGCGTTGGGACATTCCGCTCGATGTCGTGCCGCCGGATTGCGCAAGGGCATTGACCGAGGCGGCCAATTGCGCGCTGCAGACGGGACGGCCGCATCTCGCTTCGACGCATTGCGTGCGCGATGGCCTCGTCCAGACCTACGACATTCTGGCGCTGCCGACCGCGTCGCGTTGGGGCATCAGGCTTGTGGGCGCCTATATCAACGAACAGGGGCCGCGCTACAATCTGGTGGATGCGATCTTCTCTTCCACCGACGAGGGCATCGTCTCGCTCGCGGCAATCCGGAATTCGGCCAACCGCGCCTTCGATTTCCAGATTGTGCATCATAATCAAGGCGCAGCCCGTCTCCTGAAAGTCGCGGCACCCGATCTGCAATGGCGCAGGCTGAGCGAGGGCGGCCACGCGCTGTGTCTGCCCGATGTCACGCGCTGGTTGCTGTCGATGATCGCCGAGAAGACGAACGGCTCGGAAGCCAGCGGCCGTCTCGAGATCGATAGCGACGAACGCAATCTGCGTCTCACCGCCACCGCCTTCGGCGATCTGGTGTCGCTGACCGTTTCCGACATCACGGAAATCAAGCGGCGCGATGCTTCGTTCAGATTGCTGTTCGACGGAAATCCGATGCCCATGTGGGTGTTCGAGGCCGAGACCATGCGCTTTCTCAGCGTCAACGATGCTGCTATCGCGCATTACGGCTATGAACGGGAAGCTTTCCTGCGCATGGGGTTGAGGGAGATCTGGCCCCGCGACGAATGGGAGGCACATACGCGTGCGCTGACGCAGCATGGCGACAGCTATCAATCCGATCGGAACTGGCGCCACATCAAGGCCGACGGAACCGAGATTCAGGTTCTGACCTATGGCCGCCGTGTCGTGTTCGACGATCGCGAGGGCTTTCTCGTCGCGATCGTGGACATCACCGAGCGACGCAAGGCCGAAGCGCGAGTCGCACATATGGCGCATCACGATGCGCTCACCGATCTTCCCAACCGTGTCTTCTATCAGGAACGTCTCGCGCAGGCGTTGGATCATCACGATCCCGATCGCCATGTCGCGGTGCTGTGTATCGATCTCGACCTGTTCAAGAACGTCAATGACTCCTTCGGTCATCCGACCGGCGATCGCCTCCTCAAGCAGGTCGCCGAACGCATGCGCGGCGAAGTCCGTGGCAACAATCTCGTTGCCCGCCTTGGCGGCGACGAATTTGCCGTCGTGCTGACGTCCGATGTGACCTTGAACGAGGTCAATGAATTTGCAGCTCGGTTGATTCAGGCGGTTAGCGCTCCGTACGATATGGGCGACGATCTCGAAGTTGTCATCGGCGCCAGCATCGGCATCGCGCTGTCGCCGGGCGACGGCACGACGAGCGAGGAGCTGATGCGCAATGCCGATATGGCGCTGTATCGCGCCAAGGCCGAAGGCGGCAATGTGCATCATTTCTTCGAGCGCGAGATGGATCGTCAGGCGCAGAAGCGCCGCGACATGGAACTCGACCTGCGCAGCGCTTACGCGGACGGCGACTTCGAACTACACTATCAGCCATTGGTGGACATCGACGCCGATCGCATTGTCGGCTTCGAAGCCCTGCTGCGCTGGAAGCATCCCGATAAGGGCATGATCTCGCCAGCCGACTTCATTCCCGTCGCCGAGGATATCGGCCTGATCGTGACGCTCGGCGAATGGGTGCTGCGCAGTGCCTGCGCCGAAGCTGCCAAATGGCCAGACGATGTGAAGATTGCCGTCAATCTCTCGCCGGTGCAGTTCCGCAGCCGCAATCTCGTCCAGGTCGTCGTTGCGGCGCTGGCCTATTCGGGTCTCTCGCCGCATCGGCTGGAACTGGAAATCACAGAGTCGGTGTTCCTTGCCGAGACCGAAACCAATATTGCCACGCTGCATCAGCTTCGTGCGCTCGGCGTTCGCATCTCGATGGACGATTTCGGCACCGGCTATTCGTCGCTGAGCTATCTCCGTAGCTTCCCGTTCGACAAGATCAAGATCGACCGTTCTTTCGTGAAGGATCTGGTCGAGCGGCCGGACTGCATGGCGATCGTGCGCGCGATCTCGGGTCTTGGCCGCAGCCTGAACATCACCACGACGGCCGAAGGCGTCGAGACGATGGAGCAGCTCGAACGGCTGCGCGCCGAGGGCTGCAACGAAGTGCAGGGCTATCTGTTCAGCGCCGCGAAGCCGGCGGCCGAACTTGGCGCACTGCTCGAGAAGTTCGGCTCCTGCGCGACACAGGCAGCGTGA
- a CDS encoding patatin-like phospholipase family protein — protein MLELLMGRSQNGASGRDKPGLGSVRRPVVGLALGGGAARGFAHIGVLRTLLAHGIVPNVVVGTSIGAVVGGCYATGHLDTLEEWARGLQPRNIFGYLDIRLNGSGLIGGNKLAAQLEASIGAQLIEDLPVKFATVATEVRTGHEIWLTHGRVVDAMRASYALPGIFSPILVGDRWLVDGALVNPVPVSAARALGAEIVIAVNLSNDVFGHSITIFDHGSSAEPAEPAVEPEVPVKPKRSFTSFFSAERTVKREFFGSSERPGISTVMIDAFNIMQDRITRARLAGDPPDMHIAPRVGQFGLFDFHRADDMIKHGSRATERAIEGIQEAIEMLVPEAARSPAPPVAQKKPAASQEQ, from the coding sequence GTGCTGGAGTTACTGATGGGGCGCAGCCAGAACGGCGCGAGCGGCCGCGACAAACCGGGTCTCGGCAGCGTTCGCCGACCGGTGGTCGGGCTGGCGCTCGGCGGCGGCGCTGCCCGCGGATTCGCCCATATCGGCGTGCTGCGCACGCTTCTCGCGCATGGCATCGTTCCCAACGTCGTGGTCGGCACGTCTATCGGCGCCGTGGTCGGCGGCTGCTATGCCACCGGCCACCTCGATACGCTCGAAGAATGGGCGCGCGGACTGCAGCCACGTAACATTTTCGGCTATCTCGATATCCGTCTGAACGGATCCGGCCTGATCGGCGGCAACAAGCTGGCCGCCCAGCTCGAAGCCTCCATCGGCGCGCAGCTGATCGAGGATCTGCCGGTGAAATTCGCCACCGTAGCCACGGAAGTGCGCACGGGGCATGAAATCTGGCTTACACACGGTCGTGTGGTGGACGCCATGCGCGCCTCATACGCCCTGCCCGGTATTTTCTCCCCCATCCTGGTCGGCGATCGCTGGCTGGTGGACGGTGCCCTGGTCAATCCGGTTCCCGTCTCCGCGGCCCGTGCGCTCGGCGCCGAAATCGTCATCGCCGTCAATCTCAGCAACGACGTGTTCGGCCATTCGATCACGATCTTCGACCATGGCAGCAGCGCCGAGCCGGCTGAGCCAGCGGTCGAACCGGAAGTGCCGGTGAAGCCGAAGCGCAGCTTCACCAGCTTCTTCTCGGCCGAACGCACCGTGAAACGTGAATTCTTCGGCAGCAGCGAGCGCCCTGGCATCTCCACCGTGATGATCGATGCCTTCAACATCATGCAGGATCGGATCACCCGCGCCCGGCTTGCGGGCGATCCGCCCGACATGCATATCGCGCCGCGCGTCGGCCAGTTCGGCCTGTTCGATTTTCATCGCGCCGACGACATGATCAAACATGGCTCCCGCGCGACCGAGCGGGCCATCGAAGGCATCCAGGAAGCCATCGAGATGCTGGTCCCCGAAGCAGCCAGATCGCCTGCGCCGCCCGTGGCGCAGAAAAAACCGGCTGCTTCGCAGGAGCAGTGA
- a CDS encoding CBS domain-containing protein produces the protein MLVSAILDGKGHHIVSVAPSEKVSSVVKLLAERKIGVVLVMTKQQIEGIFSERDIVRVIAERGAGALEEDVGTVMTRKVVTCSPSDTVGWIMERMTNGKFRHLPVLDGGRVVGLISIGDVVKSRVSEYEHEQEALREYIGTA, from the coding sequence ATGCTGGTTAGTGCAATTCTCGACGGTAAAGGTCATCACATCGTCAGCGTCGCGCCGAGCGAAAAAGTATCCTCGGTGGTCAAGCTGCTCGCCGAGCGGAAGATTGGCGTCGTTCTGGTGATGACGAAGCAACAGATCGAAGGCATCTTTTCCGAGCGCGACATCGTGCGCGTCATCGCAGAGCGCGGTGCCGGTGCGCTGGAGGAGGACGTCGGGACCGTGATGACACGCAAGGTCGTGACCTGTTCGCCGTCCGATACGGTAGGTTGGATCATGGAGCGGATGACCAACGGCAAGTTCCGCCATCTGCCGGTGCTCGATGGTGGCCGTGTGGTCGGGCTGATCTCGATCGGCGACGTCGTCAAGTCGCGCGTCAGCGAATACGAGCACGAGCAGGAGGCGCTGCGCGAATATATCGGGACGGCTTGA
- a CDS encoding rhomboid family intramembrane serine protease: MDPSDNPPREPILTLPGALTAYIGLLAAIHIVRALLPVDLEYWTIELFGFIPKRYDQTLLSMPFPGGTGAEIWTFVTYSLLHANLSHIGFNILWLLPFGSALARRFGAVRFFLFMAMTAIAGAAAHLVTHEHELAPMIGASASVSGAMAAAIRFAFVRGSFLSFNRGDADQAARVPALPLFQALRDPRVIGFLAVWFGVNIIFGMGSIAVGSEGATVAWQAHIGGFFAGLLLFSLFDPIARVQRADREPSPTDMPDLR; this comes from the coding sequence TTGGACCCATCGGACAATCCCCCGCGCGAACCGATCCTGACCCTGCCGGGCGCGCTGACGGCCTATATCGGGTTGCTCGCGGCCATCCATATCGTTCGCGCCCTGCTGCCGGTGGATCTGGAATACTGGACCATCGAGCTGTTCGGCTTCATCCCCAAGCGTTACGACCAGACATTGCTGTCGATGCCGTTCCCGGGCGGGACCGGGGCGGAGATCTGGACGTTCGTCACCTATTCGCTGCTGCACGCCAATCTCAGCCATATCGGCTTCAACATTTTGTGGCTGCTGCCGTTCGGCAGCGCACTGGCACGACGCTTCGGCGCGGTGCGGTTCTTCCTGTTCATGGCGATGACGGCGATAGCCGGCGCGGCTGCGCATCTGGTCACCCACGAGCACGAACTTGCGCCCATGATCGGCGCCTCGGCCTCGGTCTCCGGTGCGATGGCGGCGGCGATCCGCTTTGCGTTCGTGCGCGGCAGCTTCCTGTCGTTCAACCGCGGTGATGCCGACCAGGCGGCGCGCGTACCGGCGCTGCCGCTCTTCCAAGCTCTGCGCGATCCACGCGTGATCGGCTTTCTCGCCGTATGGTTCGGCGTTAACATTATTTTCGGGATGGGTTCGATTGCGGTCGGCAGCGAGGGCGCGACCGTTGCATGGCAGGCGCATATCGGCGGCTTTTTCGCCGGTCTGCTGCTGTTCTCGCTGTTCGATCCCATCGCGCGGGTGCAACGCGCCGATCGCGAGCCATCCCCGACGGACATGCCGGATTTGCGCTAG